The Paenibacillus sp. BIC5C1 DNA segment CATACCAGTGTATGGGCTTCTTTTTGCATGTCCGCAACAGGCGAGAAGGTGGGACATTAGGTCAGCAGGACAAACGTTTGCACAGACATGTCTACGCATTCCCGGATAACGTAAATAGGGACGAATCCCGAACAATCAAACGGTGCGGAATAATAACCGGATTCTGAGGCAGATGTTCACCATTTAGAATTTTTAACAATACCTGGACTGCAGTATAGCCCAGCTGATAAGTTCCGATATCAATTGAACTAAGCGGCGGCGAAGCAAGTTCCGATAAGGCAATATTGTTAAAGCTCACAACACTTATATCTTCAGGAACGTTGTATCCCAGCTCAGCCAGAGCACGAAGCACACCAAAGGCAACATTGTCGTCGATAACGACGAGCGCGGTTGGCCTGTCGGGTAGCGACATGAACAGGGACATCGACCGGAAGCCGCTTTCCTGCAGGAATTCTCCCTCCACGATCCAGTCATTGTTAGCATCAAGACCCGCTTCTTCAAGCGCATTTTTGTATCCGAGCAGGCGATCATGAGACAACGTCAAATCTGGTGGTCCGCTAACAAATCCAACGCGTTTATGCCCTTGGGCAATCAGATGTGTAGTTGCATCGAAAGCCGTCTGTACATTGTTATTGTCCACCATCGGAGCATCAGGATGCGTTTCGCTGCGGCCAATCAGTACAAAAGGGAACTTTTCCGCCTCCAAAAACGAAATAATCGGATCTTCCCGTTTGGAGCCAAGCAGCAAGATGCCATCCACGCGCCGCCCATGTACCAGGCGAGATATGGCATTTAATTCATCGCTGGAAGACGTTTCGGTTGAGAGAAGAAGTTCATAATTCATGCGGGTGGCATGGGTAATGATTCCCCGAAGCAATTCTCCGAAAAAGTAGTTCTGAAACAGCTCTTCAGCAGGTCGGGGCAGCATGATACCCAGGGTTTGAGTCGTTTTGGAAACAAGGCTTTTGGCCATCATATTTGGATGATAATTCATTTCTTTCATGATTTGCTTCACTTTGAGTGATGTTTCCGAACTGATTCTGGGATGGTTGGAAATAACCCGTGAGACCGTAGAAGGGGATACACCCGCCAATTTGGCAATATCTTTGATTGTAATCATGTGAAAAATCCCTTCTGTACAAGCATTTCAACATGTCTCCTATGTTAATTCAAAGACTTCGATAAATCAATTGCTAACTGCTTCATGGTGAAGAGGGGAAACGAAAAATAAAGGAAGATGGTGGGAGATCAAGCAAATAGGAAATTACAGAAAGAAACAGCACAAAAGTGACGGAAAATGAACGAAAATGACTTGTGCAAACGTTTGTACAAATAAAGTTTGCTGTTGTATGATGTTATTGTCATTATAGCGCTTACATTAATTAAATCAACATACTTCTTAGAGAATTCATCCCGATTACATAAGGATTGGGCCAGTTCGAGGTTAATATGAGCAAACGTTTGTATTACTTTCAAACGGATACACGGCGAACTTCGGAGTACAGGAACAGTACACAGAAAAACGGATGAAAAGCGCGAGTACAGCATCGATCATGACCACGAAAAGGGGGAAATACAATGAGAAAATGGCACCAAGCAGCACTTGCAGGATTCATGGCACTCACACTTACCGCATGTTCAAGCGGAGGTGGAGGCGCAGCGCCAACCACAACAGACAGCGGTGAGACTGGAGAAACCACAGTGACCGCGGAAAATATTCAGCCAGAAGAGGGCGCAAGCCTTGTCATATGGGAGGATAAAAATCAGAGCAGCTTTATAGAGGAGCGTGCGAAGAAATTTGAAGAGGAGTACGGCGTTTCTGTAAAGATTGAGGAATTGCCGCCGACCGATCAAGTGACTAAGCTGACCACGGACGGACCCGCGGGATTGGCTGCGGATGTGGTCGTTTTCCCACATGACAAGATTGGCAGCGCTTCAGAAGCCGGACTGATCTTGCCGAATGATATTTTTGAGCAAGAGACCACACAATCCACCAGTGACAATGCGGTTAAAGCCGTAACCTTCAAAGACATTTTATACGGATATCCCTACAGCGTAGAAACCTATGCGTTGTTCTATAACAAAAAGCTTTATCCTGAAGCACCGAAATCATTTGATGACATTATCAGCTTTGCCAAAACCTTTAATGACACCAAAAACAACAAGTACACCCTGATGTGGGAACTCCAGCAGTTCTATTACAACTTTGCTTATCTGGCTTCCCAAGGGGGATATATCTTCGGCGATGAAGGCATGAACAGCGAGGACATTGGCCTCAACAATGAGGGAGCCATCAAGGGCGGTCAGTTCCTGCAAACGCTGAAATCGGAAGTGCTGCCTGTAAAAATGGGCGATGTGAACTATGACATCAAGAAAGGTCTCTTCTCAAGCGGGAAACTGGCCATGGATATTAACGGACCTTGGTCCATCGCCGATTATCGCAATGCTGGCATTGACTTCGGTGTGGCTCCACTCCCGGCAATTGAAGGCAAACCAATGACGTCCTTCTCTGGAGTCAAGGCATATTACGTCAATGCATTCACAACCTATCCGAACGCTGCCAAGCTGTTTGCGGCCTATCTCTCCAGTGCCGAATCCCAGATGGTCAACTTTGAGATGAACGGAACTCTCCCGGCTAATAAAGACGTGGCGGCAGATCCGAAAATTCAAGGCGATGAAATCACAAAGGCATTCCTTGAGCAATTCAACAACTCCACCCCAATGCCTTCGCTTCCTGCCATGGATAGCGTATGGGGTCCCATCAGCGCGGCAATTACCGACATATGGGATGGAGGCAAGGATGTGAAAACCTCTCTGGATAACGCAGTCAACCAAGTCAAGGAGAGCCTTGCAACTGTCCAATAAAAAAGAAAGAGCAGGTGCAGGGGAAGCCAACAGGTCCTCTGCACTCTGCTATTACTGATCGGTAACTTCGCTTGCCGGGAAGGAGTAGGAATGAATGAAACAACAGCATGTTCCAGTCACTGTTAAGCCGAATCGAGAAAGACAGCATCGCATGACAGCGGCTTTGTTGTCCGTTGTCCTCCAAGGACTTGGACAGTTGTATAACCGTCAATGGATCAAGGGAATTTGTTTTCTGATCTTAGAGGGAGTGGGACTCGCATATCTGATTCCCCGTTTGAATCAGGCCGTATGGGGAGTATGGACGCTGGGCGAGCAGACGCAACGTTTCGTCAAGGTCAATGGATCAACGGTGCTGCAGCAGGGCGACCACTCCATCTTTTTGCTGCTCAACGGAATCATAGTACTTTTGGTATTTTTCGTTTTTCTTCTTCTGTATATCTTCAATATTCGGGATGCGTACATCACGGGAAAATTAAGAGAGGAAGGAAAGCAGGTCACCGGAGCTTCTGCTTCCCTGAGATATCTGCTCGATAAACAATTCCCGTATCTGTTCTTATCCATCCCTGCGCTGGGCATCCTGTTTTTCACCATTATGCCTATTTTGTTTACGATTACTTTGGCCTTTACCAATTACTCGGCACCGGATCATATTCCGCCTGCCAAGCTGGTGGATTGGGTTGGTTTCAAAACTTTTACGGATCTGATCCAGCTTAAATCGTGGAGCAATACCTTCTTTGGTGTATTAACGTGGACGGTGATCTGGGCCATTCTGGCAACGGTCACCACGTATTTCGGCGGGGTCCTGGTTGCACTTCTCATCGAGCAGAAGGGGATTCGCTTCAAAAAGGTGTGGCGAACAATATTCATTCTTCCTTATGCCATTCCACAGATTATCTCACTGCTCCTGATGCGTAACCTGTTCAACGGACAGTTTGGTCCCATTAATACGTATATGAGGGCTTTTGGCCTTGAGGGGTTGCCATGGTTAAC contains these protein-coding regions:
- a CDS encoding LacI family DNA-binding transcriptional regulator, producing the protein MITIKDIAKLAGVSPSTVSRVISNHPRISSETSLKVKQIMKEMNYHPNMMAKSLVSKTTQTLGIMLPRPAEELFQNYFFGELLRGIITHATRMNYELLLSTETSSSDELNAISRLVHGRRVDGILLLGSKREDPIISFLEAEKFPFVLIGRSETHPDAPMVDNNNVQTAFDATTHLIAQGHKRVGFVSGPPDLTLSHDRLLGYKNALEEAGLDANNDWIVEGEFLQESGFRSMSLFMSLPDRPTALVVIDDNVAFGVLRALAELGYNVPEDISVVSFNNIALSELASPPLSSIDIGTYQLGYTAVQVLLKILNGEHLPQNPVIIPHRLIVRDSSLFTLSGNA
- a CDS encoding maltose ABC transporter substrate-binding protein translates to MRKWHQAALAGFMALTLTACSSGGGGAAPTTTDSGETGETTVTAENIQPEEGASLVIWEDKNQSSFIEERAKKFEEEYGVSVKIEELPPTDQVTKLTTDGPAGLAADVVVFPHDKIGSASEAGLILPNDIFEQETTQSTSDNAVKAVTFKDILYGYPYSVETYALFYNKKLYPEAPKSFDDIISFAKTFNDTKNNKYTLMWELQQFYYNFAYLASQGGYIFGDEGMNSEDIGLNNEGAIKGGQFLQTLKSEVLPVKMGDVNYDIKKGLFSSGKLAMDINGPWSIADYRNAGIDFGVAPLPAIEGKPMTSFSGVKAYYVNAFTTYPNAAKLFAAYLSSAESQMVNFEMNGTLPANKDVAADPKIQGDEITKAFLEQFNNSTPMPSLPAMDSVWGPISAAITDIWDGGKDVKTSLDNAVNQVKESLATVQ
- a CDS encoding carbohydrate ABC transporter permease, which produces MKQQHVPVTVKPNRERQHRMTAALLSVVLQGLGQLYNRQWIKGICFLILEGVGLAYLIPRLNQAVWGVWTLGEQTQRFVKVNGSTVLQQGDHSIFLLLNGIIVLLVFFVFLLLYIFNIRDAYITGKLREEGKQVTGASASLRYLLDKQFPYLFLSIPALGILFFTIMPILFTITLAFTNYSAPDHIPPAKLVDWVGFKTFTDLIQLKSWSNTFFGVLTWTVIWAILATVTTYFGGVLVALLIEQKGIRFKKVWRTIFILPYAIPQIISLLLMRNLFNGQFGPINTYMRAFGLEGLPWLTDPFWAKVTVVIVNMWIGIPVSMVLILGVLTAIPRDLYEAAEVDGASGFQKFRIITLPFIMFATTPVLIMQFAGNFNNFNVIFLLTNGNPLRGDYQYAGSTDLLVTWLYKLTLDNNKFNMASAVGIIIFLIIASFSIWNFRRSKSFKEEDMIQ